Within Sorangiineae bacterium MSr11367, the genomic segment TCCGCTTCGTTCGTAGCCTGCGCGGGCACGAAGGACGATGCCGCGCCGGCACCCTCCTCCGAGGAACCGGACGCCGCTCCTCCGCCTCCCGTCGCCGAGGTGGCGGATGCCGGTACCGCGCTCATCGGTGCGCTCTACATGCAGACGCCCATCATGAGCGAGATGGCGTGGCAAAAAGAGGGCGGCGTTCGCATTGGCTACATTCGCCAGGGGCAGAAGGTGCCGGTCATTGCGGCGGCGCACCCGCAAGAGAATTGCAAAGCAGGTTGGTACGAGCTCGTTCAGGGCGGATTCGTCTGCGGGAAATATGCCTCGCTGGATCTGAATCAACCGAGCTTTCAAAAAGCGGGGCACCCGCCGGACATGCAAGCGTCGCTGCCCTACGACTACGCGTACAACCTCACGAACGGGACGCCGCTCTACCGCAGGCCCCCGTCGCGCGAAACGCGACTCGAGTCCGAGCCTTGGCTTCAGCCCAAGCCGGAAGTCGCGGAAGAGGAAGCGCAAGCCGAGACGCCGGACGCGGGGGCTCCGTCGAATGGCGGCGACGGTGGCACGCCGTGGTACCTCCGCGACTACGGCGGGGCGAAACCGCAGGTCACCTTGGACGAGCTACGCGGAGGCAAAGGTCCCATCGCGAGCCGCATGGTGAAAGGCTTCTTCGTGTCGCTCGACAAGGATGTCACCACCGATGGCGGGCATTGGTGGCAAACGCAGGATGGTCTCTACGCGCCCTTCGAGCGGCTGATCGCGTACAAGCCGGCCACCGACTTCCATGGCACGTGGCTCGAGGAGGGCCCCGCGACGGTGGGCGTGATCCTCTCGCACAAGGCCAAGAAGTACACCGTGTCGGCCAACAAGAAGAGCGTCGCTGCGGGAAGTGCCCTGGGATACCACACGGTGCTGCGGCTGACCGGCGCGAGCGTGACCCTCGACGGTGTGCGCTACGACGAGACCTCGGAGGGCTTTTGGACCAAAGCCTCCGAGGGCACGAAGACCCGCGCCGCCGAGCCGCCGAAGGATCTCGGGCCCGGCGAGAAATGGATCGACATCGACGTGACCACGCAGATGCTCGTGGCCTACGAGGGGGACAAACCGGTCTTCGCGACGGCGGTGTCGAGCGGGGTGATCGACAAGAAGGACAAGACGCGCGACCACCACACCGTGCTCGGCTCCTTTCGCGTTCGCGAGAAGCACATTTCGGCCACGATGGATGCTGACGTTGCGGGCGTGGGGCCCTATTCGCTCCAGGATGTGCCCTGGATCATGTATTTTCAGGGCAGCTACGCGACGCACACGGCATTTTGGCACAATGCCTTCGGGCGCATGCGCAGCCACGGCTGCGTGAACATGGCACCGCAGGATGCGAAAGCACTTTTCATGTGGAGCGAGCCGCAACTTCCCGAGGGATGGCACGGCGTCATGGCCACGGCCGAACGGCCCGGCACACGCGTGGTGGTGCGCGAGTAGCTAACTCGCGGACGTGTACTTGCCGAGGGCGCGCAGCCAGACGAGCCGCGAAAGCCCGACGAACACGCAGGCCCCCAAGAGCGAAAGAACGAAGGTGGACACGGGCAGGGTGCCCAAAAGCGCCTGCGCGGGGTACGTCGTCATGAGCGCGAGCGGGATGACGAAGGTGAAAATGAAGCGAATCACCCCGCGAAATACGGCCGACGGCCAGCGCGCGGCATCGAAAATGGCAATGAAGAGGTGCATCAAATTGTCGATGCGTACCACGTAGAAGGCCGCACTCACCGTGAGGATGCCGAGCGAGAAGAGCACCGCAGTGGAGGCCCAAAGCAATGCCAGCGACATGGCGATGCCGCCAAAGGTGGGGCTGTGCCCGAGCAGGCGAAATGCGTATCCGAAGATGATCACCGCCGTGACGACGTTGATGGCCCGCCACGGTTGAATGCGTGCGGTGCACACGAGAAACTGAGCATCGGCGGGTTTGATGAGTACGAAATCGAGTGTCCCTTTGCGAATGTGCTCCACCACATTGGTCAAGCTGGGGCTGATCGCACCTTCGAGCACGGCGGCGAGCAACGTGAACCATCCGACCACGAGGAGTGATTCGCCGAAGCTCCACCCCGCGACGGTCGCGCGTGCGGAATACACCACGAAGAGCGGAATGATGGAGGTGATGGCCCAGAAGACCTCGATCAGGCCGTCGAGCGCGAAGTCGATGCGGTATTGCATGCCCAGCAGCGCCGACGCACGCAATTGAACCCCCAGGAGGCGCAGATATCGAATCAAGAAGTCACCCGCCGTACGCCGCGAAGCGACCGAGCCCGCGCCGCCACACGAAGGCCGTGAAGCCGAGGTGCAGCACGACGATGGCCCATTGCTGGCCGACCAGGGTCAAGGCCGACGCGCGATCGTGCGCGCTGGTCATGATTTCCACGGGCAGGCCCAATTGGTACCGAAACGGGAGCCAATCGCCGATGGTGCGCACCAGCGGCGGGAACAACTCCACCGGAATGAGGTAGCCGCTGAACACGAGAAACAGCGTAAACCACACGTCCATGAGCTTGATGCTGCTCTCCAGGAATAGCGCCAGGCACCCAATGGCAAAGTTGGCCAGCAAGGTGATGAGCCACGCACCCACCATGGAGAACGCCCATAGAATCCAGAGGACCGGATCGCGCGGAAGCGGTGTCGTGCCGACCAGCGCCAGCGCGACGATGGCTGCGGGCAGCGAGAGGATGCCTCGCAGCGGAATCGCGGCCAGGTTTTCGGCGCCGTACGCCACCAGCGGATGCACCGGACGAAGGAGTCGCATGGCCAGCGTGCCATCGCGCACCTCGGTGTTGATCTTCCAACAGACCCACGAGGCGGTGAGTTGACGCACCACGAAGGTGGCGAGAAAATAGGCAATCAACTCGGGCTGCCCCAGCCGCCCCATGGGCGCTTCGCTCGCCACGGCGAGCCAGAGGGCCAGCATGATGAGCGGCATCGTGGCGGAGAGCGTCCACACGATCATCTCCGCGCGGTAGGCCACCGCATCCGCGAAGCCGATACGCAGCAGCGTCGGCAGCGCGAGGACGGTGCTTCGGACGCTCACGACAAAGGTTCCCCTTCGTCCTGCCGGGCGGCCGCGGTGCGATTCTGCTCGAAGAGCTCGCGCATCACCTCCTCGAGCGGCGCATCCTCGACGGTCAAGTCCTTCACCGGCAACGCCGACAGTGCATGCGCCACGGTGCGGCTCACGTCCTCGTGCCCCACCTGCAACACCGCTTCGCCCGCACCATGCCGCACCACCGTGCCCACCGCGGCCAGCGCGCCAACGTCGACGTGGCCGCCGAGCCGAAGCACCACGCGCTTGTCCGGGCGGATGCGGCGCACCAACTCTTCCAGTTTGCCGTCGAAGGAGATGCGTCCCTTGTCGATGACGATGACCCGTGGACAGAGCGCCGCGACGTCGTCCATGTAGTGGCTGGTCAGGATGAGCGTGGCGCCATAGCGCTCGTTGTAGTCTTTGATGAAGCGCCGAATCGTGATCTGCATCGACACGTCGAGGCCGATGGTGGGCTCGTCCAAGAAGAGCACTTTGGGATGGTGGATCAGCGCCGCCGCCAGCTCGCACTTCATGCGCTCGCCGAGGGAGAGCTGGCGCGTGGGGCGTCCAATCAAGTCGCCAATTTCGAGCAGCTCGACCAACTCGGCCAGGGTGCGCGCATACTCGTCGCGCGGCACCTGGTAGATGGCGCGATTGAGCTCGAACGTCTCCGACGGCGGGAGGTCCCAGAGCAGCTGCTGCTTCTGCCCGAGCACGAGCATGATGCTCTTGAGGAATGCATCCTCGCGCTTGCGCGGCTCGCGCCCGTCGACGGAGACCTGGCCTTCGCTCGGGTGCAGGAGCCCCGAGAGCACCTTGAGGGTCGTCGTTTTTCCCGCCCCGTTGGGGCCCAGAAAACCGACGCGCTCGCCAGGCGCGATCTCGAACGAGATGCCGTCCACCGCCGCCACTTCCGTGTACTGCCTTCGAAAGAGCGAAATCGCCGCAGCCTTGAGGCCCGCCGCACGCTTGTGCACCCGGTAGATCTTTCGAAGGCCGCGGACGGAGATCATGCCCAGCCGCACCTTACCGCATGGCGGCCGCGGTGAGCGCATCCAGAATGGCCGCGAGTGCAGGTGAGCGTTCGCTGCCATCGCGCACGGCCGCGTAGATGCTGCGGCTCGGGGCCGTGCCGGCGATGGGGCGGACGGCGACGTTTGCAAGGGCGTTGCCCGCGAGGGCTAAGCCGGGGACGATGGAGACGCCGGCGCCCGCCGCGACCAAGGCGACGGCGGCTTGGTAGTCGTTGACGCGATGCTGGATGTCCGGGCGAAACCCGGATGCCGTGCATGCCGCCAACGCCACCTCGCCGCAGGGGCCATCGTCCGCGCCCATCACCCACGGCTCCGAGGCGAGCTTGCGAAGCGGAATCGCCCGCCGCTTCGCCAGCGCGTGCGATTTGGGCACCACGGCGAAGAAGGGATCACGCAAAAGGTCCCGCCGGACGTATCGCGGAGTTTTGTAGCAAGGCCCCTCACGATAATCCACGGTAATGACGATATCGAGCCCGCCCGTATCGAGCTCGCCGAAGCATTCGGGCGCCTCCACCTCGCGGACCACGCATCGAGGTAGCCGTCGCGCGCGGGCGATCGCGGGTGCCACGAGGTTGACGATCGCGGTCCCGAACGCCCCGATGGTGATGGGTCCCGGCTCGGTACCGTCGAACGCTTCGAGCTCCGAGCGGGCGCGCTCCATTTGCCGGAGCAGCACCGCCGCGTGATCCAAAAGAAGCATCGCCTGCGGCGTGAGGTGAACCCCGCGGCCCCGTCGCGCGAGCAACGGTACCCCGAGCTCGCGCGACAAGGTCGCAATCTGTTGCGAGACCGCGGACGGCGTGAGGTGAACCGCCGTCGCCGTGGCCACCACCGTGCGGCGCTCGTGGAGCTCGCGAAGGATGGCCAGCCGGCGCACATCGATGAAGGTTTCGCTTAGGGGTTTCATGCAAAAAATGTAGATGGACCTAACACTTCCTCGAGCCTAGCGTCAGGGCATGAACAGCGCATCCCCCCGCATTGCCATCATTGGCGATTATGACGAACGCAAGGTCGTGCACCAGGGCACGAACGCCGAATTTCCCGCGGCCGGTGCCGACGTGGCGTGGATTCCCACGGATTCCATCGGCGATCCCGCGAAGTCGCTGCGCGATTTCGATGGCATCATCATTTCACCCGGCAGCCCCTACGTCGACGAGGAAGCCGTGATCGCAAGCGTCCGCTATGCCCGCGAGAATGAAGTTCCGCTGGTGGGGATGTGCGCCGGCTTTCAGTACGTCACGGTCGAATTCGTGCGCAGCGTCCTCGGCGTTGCCGGTGCCAACCATGCCGAGACCCACCCCGATTCCGAGAAGCTCGCGGTCACACCGTTGGTTTGCTCGCTTGCTGGGGAGTCCCATCCCGTGCACGTCCTTCCGGGGACGCGCGCGGCGTCGGCCTATCGACAGGAGCGCGTGATCGAACCGTTCTTTTGCAACTACGGAATCAATCCCGAGTTCGAGCCCCGCCTCGCCGACGCGGGGCTCGCGGTGAGTGGCCGTGACGAGATGGGGCGCCCGCGCATCATCGAGCTTGCCGGGCACCCCTTCTTCCTCGCCACGCTCTACGTCTTTCAGGTGCGCGACCGCCACGTGGAGCCGCACCCGCTGACGGCGGCCTTCCTCGAGGCCGCTCGTGCCCGTCTCATGAAGAGCCGAACAAAATAGCCGTCCGCGCGGGCACGCGTCCTTCGGTGAGCGCCGCGCCGCTGCTCGCCATGGGACGAAGCCCCGTGATCGACGCGTCCGCGATTTTCGCCTCGTCGGCGAAGTTCACCAGCAGCACCCGCACCTCGGCATCGAGCCATTGCCGCACCACGAGCAGCTCGCCCTGCACAGTGGCGGTCAGCCGCTCGCGCGTGCCTCGGCGAAAAACGGCATCGCTCCGGCGCATCGCGATGAGCTCCCGGTAAAGCCGTTGCACGCGCGCATGGTGCACCTCGCCGCGTTCCTCCCATCGAAGCCGCGATCGCTCGAAGGTCTCGACCT encodes:
- a CDS encoding ABC-2 family transporter protein; protein product: MSVRSTVLALPTLLRIGFADAVAYRAEMIVWTLSATMPLIMLALWLAVASEAPMGRLGQPELIAYFLATFVVRQLTASWVCWKINTEVRDGTLAMRLLRPVHPLVAYGAENLAAIPLRGILSLPAAIVALALVGTTPLPRDPVLWILWAFSMVGAWLITLLANFAIGCLALFLESSIKLMDVWFTLFLVFSGYLIPVELFPPLVRTIGDWLPFRYQLGLPVEIMTSAHDRASALTLVGQQWAIVVLHLGFTAFVWRRGLGRFAAYGG
- a CDS encoding LysR family transcriptional regulator — encoded protein: MKPLSETFIDVRRLAILRELHERRTVVATATAVHLTPSAVSQQIATLSRELGVPLLARRGRGVHLTPQAMLLLDHAAVLLRQMERARSELEAFDGTEPGPITIGAFGTAIVNLVAPAIARARRLPRCVVREVEAPECFGELDTGGLDIVITVDYREGPCYKTPRYVRRDLLRDPFFAVVPKSHALAKRRAIPLRKLASEPWVMGADDGPCGEVALAACTASGFRPDIQHRVNDYQAAVALVAAGAGVSIVPGLALAGNALANVAVRPIAGTAPSRSIYAAVRDGSERSPALAAILDALTAAAMR
- a CDS encoding L,D-transpeptidase, which codes for MSRQACFVLVLVASASFVACAGTKDDAAPAPSSEEPDAAPPPPVAEVADAGTALIGALYMQTPIMSEMAWQKEGGVRIGYIRQGQKVPVIAAAHPQENCKAGWYELVQGGFVCGKYASLDLNQPSFQKAGHPPDMQASLPYDYAYNLTNGTPLYRRPPSRETRLESEPWLQPKPEVAEEEAQAETPDAGAPSNGGDGGTPWYLRDYGGAKPQVTLDELRGGKGPIASRMVKGFFVSLDKDVTTDGGHWWQTQDGLYAPFERLIAYKPATDFHGTWLEEGPATVGVILSHKAKKYTVSANKKSVAAGSALGYHTVLRLTGASVTLDGVRYDETSEGFWTKASEGTKTRAAEPPKDLGPGEKWIDIDVTTQMLVAYEGDKPVFATAVSSGVIDKKDKTRDHHTVLGSFRVREKHISATMDADVAGVGPYSLQDVPWIMYFQGSYATHTAFWHNAFGRMRSHGCVNMAPQDAKALFMWSEPQLPEGWHGVMATAERPGTRVVVRE
- a CDS encoding ABC-2 family transporter protein, whose translation is MIRYLRLLGVQLRASALLGMQYRIDFALDGLIEVFWAITSIIPLFVVYSARATVAGWSFGESLLVVGWFTLLAAVLEGAISPSLTNVVEHIRKGTLDFVLIKPADAQFLVCTARIQPWRAINVVTAVIIFGYAFRLLGHSPTFGGIAMSLALLWASTAVLFSLGILTVSAAFYVVRIDNLMHLFIAIFDAARWPSAVFRGVIRFIFTFVIPLALMTTYPAQALLGTLPVSTFVLSLLGACVFVGLSRLVWLRALGKYTSAS
- a CDS encoding ATP-binding cassette domain-containing protein codes for the protein MISVRGLRKIYRVHKRAAGLKAAAISLFRRQYTEVAAVDGISFEIAPGERVGFLGPNGAGKTTTLKVLSGLLHPSEGQVSVDGREPRKREDAFLKSIMLVLGQKQQLLWDLPPSETFELNRAIYQVPRDEYARTLAELVELLEIGDLIGRPTRQLSLGERMKCELAAALIHHPKVLFLDEPTIGLDVSMQITIRRFIKDYNERYGATLILTSHYMDDVAALCPRVIVIDKGRISFDGKLEELVRRIRPDKRVVLRLGGHVDVGALAAVGTVVRHGAGEAVLQVGHEDVSRTVAHALSALPVKDLTVEDAPLEEVMRELFEQNRTAAARQDEGEPLS